TCGTACAGTCACGATTAATTGGAATAGAATAACTTTTGTACCCATCTATTTTAGTAAAGGGATATAAGGGTTTGGACCCTTATATCCCTTTTTGTTTATTGCTTTACGTCATGATCAGACATGGGCGCGTGTTTTGGATCAACCGATAAAATAGCTTTACAATACATACACTCATCTGTTTTCCCCAGAAGTTTTGTCACGCGATGACATTGAGGACATTTTACCTTAGGGGCATTTGTGGAAAGGGTGCCAATCCAGAAATAGATCCCAACACTTGCAAATACAGCGAGCATGCCAAAAATAAAGAAGATCGGCATTGCTTTTGGCCATAGGAAACCAAGGTACATGATTCCGAAGCCAATAAAAATGAGCAGTAGGGCAAAGGTACGAATTTTATTTAATTTGCCGGATAGCATAGAAAAACCTCCATCATGAAATGCGATTATGAATGTAGTATATCATGCTGTGGTTATAGGTTAAAAGAACGATTAGTGAAGAATAAAAGGGTGGAAGTGTGTAAAAAGTTTGCCATGAGGGTTGACTCCACGAGATTA
This portion of the Mechercharimyces sp. CAU 1602 genome encodes:
- a CDS encoding YgzB family protein; its protein translation is MLSGKLNKIRTFALLLIFIGFGIMYLGFLWPKAMPIFFIFGMLAVFASVGIYFWIGTLSTNAPKVKCPQCHRVTKLLGKTDECMYCKAILSVDPKHAPMSDHDVKQ